The following coding sequences lie in one Candidatus Nitrospira allomarina genomic window:
- a CDS encoding inositol monophosphatase family protein — translation MMYKGLPNNQLTQLLQTAVQAAHVAAVPIRAYFEKQDFRIREKSDGSPVTQADQEGEALIRSHLLSNAAIGPLDILGEEEGLQGTGTRWQWVVDPIDGTRSFIHGIPLFGTIIALVDAREQFPVLGVIHLPMLGLTYAAARGQGITRQGKALHLPEDLPIEKAIIGVGDFAQFSSVNREADYHQLLRMSGYVRGYTDCFGHSLVISGALGAMVDPALNPWDILATQVLIEEAGGTAILRPSKVSGKVDAIFGNRLLVQHLTRELSF, via the coding sequence ATGATGTATAAAGGATTGCCTAATAATCAACTGACTCAACTGTTGCAAACAGCTGTCCAGGCGGCCCACGTTGCGGCTGTTCCGATTCGAGCCTATTTTGAAAAGCAGGATTTCCGTATTAGAGAAAAAAGCGATGGTTCACCGGTGACTCAAGCCGATCAAGAGGGGGAAGCACTCATCCGCAGTCACTTGCTTTCCAACGCCGCAATCGGGCCTCTCGATATTCTTGGTGAAGAAGAAGGGTTACAGGGAACGGGAACAAGATGGCAATGGGTCGTGGATCCTATCGATGGAACACGATCCTTTATCCATGGGATCCCGTTATTCGGTACCATTATCGCCTTGGTTGACGCTCGGGAACAATTTCCTGTTCTCGGAGTGATTCACCTACCCATGCTCGGTCTCACCTATGCCGCGGCCAGGGGACAAGGGATCACTCGACAAGGAAAAGCCTTACACCTTCCTGAAGATCTTCCCATTGAAAAGGCCATTATCGGAGTGGGCGATTTCGCTCAGTTTTCCAGTGTTAATAGGGAGGCGGATTATCATCAGCTGTTAAGGATGTCCGGATATGTGCGAGGGTATACCGATTGCTTTGGCCATAGCCTGGTGATCAGTGGAGCCCTTGGCGCAATGGTGGATCCAGCTTTGAACCCGTGGGATATCCTGGCTACTCAAGTATTAATTGAGGAGGCAGGAGGGACGGCAATCCTTCGTCCCTCAAAGGTATCCGGAAAGGTTGATGCCATATTTGGGAACCGTTTGCTCGTCCAACATCTTACTCGAGAACTCTCCTTTTAA
- a CDS encoding Ppx/GppA phosphatase family protein, which translates to MKRLAVIDIGTNSIHMVLAEIGKGFSYKIVDRIKDMARLGDGTFTSQRLSPEAMDRGLTVLKRFSMLAKNKGFDPILPIATSAVREAKNGGDFLKLVRKELGLRVRVITGEEEARLIYLGVRNSMDLDHFPAMIVDIGGGSVELMACTQRRLKFVRSLKLGAIRLKDEFLKADIPDKKIIQRLENLVSQTLKKSLPSKKRDSQFNQLVATSGMAGNLAEIIYLSRTGRPLSQIDMATIELDEVREVERLLRTKDTQTRLNIPGLDPRRVDTLYSGVLVLRILMERIGVKQARISDKAIREGVIYDFIQQHQEGLRAEQEIPHIRRRQVLLLARRYQYPKNHAHHVAKLALSLFDQTQALHQLGDREREWLEYAALLHDIGHHIRENKHHKHTYYLITHADLPGFSSEEVDIMANVARYHRRGQPTIRHKGFRLLNREQRKVVPCLSAILRIADGLDRSHFSVVRKIFIEPGKPLRLHVFFRYDPELELWTTERRMKLFEKIFHCRIELKPAPIAMKTVA; encoded by the coding sequence ATGAAAAGGCTCGCGGTTATTGATATTGGAACTAATTCCATTCACATGGTTCTAGCCGAAATTGGAAAAGGATTTTCTTACAAGATTGTCGATCGTATAAAGGATATGGCCAGATTAGGTGATGGAACCTTTACGTCTCAGCGGTTGTCTCCAGAGGCCATGGACCGTGGGTTGACCGTCCTAAAACGGTTTTCCATGCTGGCAAAGAATAAAGGATTTGATCCTATTTTACCCATTGCCACCAGTGCGGTCCGGGAGGCAAAAAATGGAGGGGATTTTTTAAAGCTCGTACGCAAAGAGCTTGGCCTTCGGGTGCGGGTCATCACCGGGGAGGAAGAGGCTCGCCTCATCTATTTAGGCGTCAGGAATAGTATGGATCTCGACCATTTTCCCGCCATGATTGTGGATATCGGGGGCGGATCCGTGGAATTGATGGCTTGTACGCAAAGGCGCTTAAAATTTGTGAGAAGCCTCAAGCTAGGTGCGATCAGGTTGAAGGATGAATTTCTCAAGGCAGATATTCCTGATAAAAAAATAATCCAACGTCTGGAAAATCTGGTCAGTCAAACCTTGAAGAAATCCTTACCATCAAAGAAACGTGACTCTCAATTTAATCAACTTGTGGCCACATCGGGAATGGCGGGGAACCTCGCGGAAATCATTTATTTGTCTAGGACCGGACGGCCGCTCTCTCAAATTGATATGGCCACGATTGAGTTAGATGAAGTTCGAGAAGTGGAAAGACTGCTGCGGACCAAAGATACACAGACACGATTGAATATACCCGGCCTGGACCCTAGGCGTGTAGATACGCTGTATTCCGGTGTGTTGGTGTTGCGTATACTTATGGAACGTATCGGGGTCAAGCAAGCGCGTATTAGTGATAAAGCGATTCGGGAAGGGGTCATTTATGATTTCATCCAACAACATCAGGAAGGGTTGCGGGCGGAACAAGAAATTCCCCATATTCGTCGGCGTCAGGTCTTATTGTTGGCCAGACGATACCAATATCCAAAAAACCATGCGCATCATGTGGCGAAGTTGGCATTAAGCTTGTTCGATCAGACTCAAGCGTTACATCAACTTGGCGACAGGGAACGGGAGTGGTTGGAATACGCGGCTTTACTTCACGATATTGGGCACCATATTAGAGAAAACAAACACCATAAGCACACCTACTATTTGATAACCCATGCCGATCTTCCCGGGTTTTCGTCTGAAGAGGTAGACATTATGGCCAACGTGGCGCGATATCATCGACGGGGCCAACCAACGATCAGGCATAAAGGATTTCGACTCTTAAACCGCGAACAGCGAAAAGTTGTGCCCTGTCTCAGTGCGATTTTACGAATTGCTGATGGTCTGGATCGGAGTCATTTTTCCGTGGTCAGGAAAATTTTCATTGAACCCGGGAAGCCTCTCCGCCTCCATGTATTTTTTCGCTATGACCCGGAGTTGGAATTATGGACAACGGAACGAAGGATGAAACTTTTTGAGAAAATCTTTCATTGTCGGATTGAATTGAAGCCGGCTCCCATTGCCATGAAAACTGTGGCCTAG
- a CDS encoding DUF47 domain-containing protein, whose protein sequence is MFSFMPRESGFFDLFEQASQNVVEAGQCLKVLMKSFDEPHTKIQHIKNLEHKGDDLTRDIVYKLNKTFITPLDREDIHALASALDDILDEIDAVAELFMVFKIDHPTPTALRLSEILHDAALEVGKGIDLLRLQNWDMKDCAIRVHSLENEADRVSREAISRLFEEEADPKTVMKWKEIYENFEMGTDSCEDVVNVLERIALKHG, encoded by the coding sequence ATGTTTAGTTTTATGCCTCGGGAAAGCGGGTTTTTTGATTTATTCGAGCAAGCATCTCAAAACGTCGTGGAAGCAGGGCAGTGCTTGAAAGTATTAATGAAGTCCTTTGATGAACCGCATACAAAAATTCAACACATCAAAAATTTGGAGCACAAGGGTGACGATCTCACTCGTGACATTGTGTATAAACTCAATAAAACGTTTATTACCCCGTTAGATCGGGAAGATATTCACGCATTGGCCAGCGCGCTCGATGATATTCTGGACGAAATTGATGCGGTGGCGGAATTGTTCATGGTGTTTAAAATTGACCATCCGACGCCCACGGCACTCAGGTTGTCCGAAATCCTTCATGATGCTGCTTTAGAAGTCGGGAAGGGGATTGATCTTCTTCGTCTTCAAAACTGGGATATGAAGGACTGTGCCATTCGAGTCCATAGCCTGGAAAACGAAGCTGATCGGGTGAGCCGAGAAGCGATCTCCCGGTTATTTGAAGAGGAAGCGGATCCCAAGACGGTGATGAAGTGGAAAGAGATCTACGAAAATTTTGAGATGGGCACCGATTCGTGTGAGGATGTGGTGAATGTCCTGGAGCGGATCGCACTCAAGCATGGATAG
- a CDS encoding inorganic phosphate transporter, whose product MADFSILLILIIGLALLFDFSNGWHDSANAVATVVSTRVLSPVLAVLFAGILNVIGAFMSTAVAKMVGNGIIDPAAINDVVIISALGGAIVWNFITLHMGLPSSSSHALIGAMVGAGFIHGGVEVLQGAGLIKVMEAMVSSPLLGFLAAFVLMVGLSWAFFRASRGRAMRLFRRLQLLSAGFMALSHGANDAQKAMGIITLALLSFCRTYSFCGSAQMGYNLLRTLYGPGNGPRRMEDYSNSGDANCQVGSCPWVRRRNRSRCRVDGYRPYWIACQHDSHDYFFSHGRGGGESIVGGSLGCYQENCLCVGLYASRFGILGRGFLPPAVCIFLVVRCYFIFCESQESVGTSHQESVVAELIGNEFL is encoded by the coding sequence GTGGCCGATTTCAGCATACTTCTCATTCTAATTATCGGCCTCGCACTTCTGTTTGATTTTTCAAATGGTTGGCATGATAGTGCCAATGCCGTAGCCACCGTCGTGTCCACTCGAGTCCTGAGCCCCGTCTTGGCTGTTCTTTTTGCCGGTATCCTGAATGTAATCGGGGCCTTTATGTCTACCGCGGTAGCCAAGATGGTAGGAAACGGAATTATCGATCCTGCCGCGATCAATGATGTGGTCATTATTTCCGCATTGGGGGGAGCTATCGTTTGGAATTTTATTACCTTACATATGGGGTTGCCTTCCAGTTCCTCCCATGCCTTGATTGGGGCCATGGTCGGTGCAGGTTTTATTCATGGTGGTGTCGAGGTGTTGCAGGGTGCCGGATTGATAAAGGTCATGGAAGCGATGGTCTCTTCTCCTTTATTGGGGTTTCTTGCGGCCTTTGTACTCATGGTTGGGTTGAGCTGGGCGTTTTTTCGGGCGTCGCGAGGAAGGGCCATGAGGTTGTTTCGACGTCTTCAATTGTTGTCAGCGGGGTTTATGGCTTTGAGTCATGGAGCCAATGATGCACAAAAAGCGATGGGAATCATTACCCTGGCTTTGCTTTCTTTCTGCCGGACATATTCCTTCTGCGGAAGTGCCCAAATGGGTTATAATCTCCTGCGCACTCTCTATGGGCCTGGGAACGGCCCTAGGAGGATGGAAGATTATTCGAACTCTGGGGATGCGAATTGCCAAGTTGGATCCTGTCCATGGGTTCGCCGCCGAAACCGGAGCCGGTGTCGTGTTGATGGTTACCGCCCATATTGGATTGCCTGTCAGCACGACTCACACGATTACTTCTTCAGTCATGGGCGTGGGGGCGGTGAATCGATTGTCGGCGGTTCGTTGGGGTGTTACCAGGAGAATTGCCTATGCGTGGGTCTTTACGCTTCCCGGTTCGGCATTCTTGGCCGTGGCTTTTTACCTCCTGCTGTCTGCATTTTTCTAGTTGTTCGGTGTTACTTTATCTTCTGTGAATCTCAAGAGTCTGTTGGCACGTCGCATCAGGAATCTGTTGTTGCTGAATTGATAGGTAACGAATTCCTGTGA
- a CDS encoding bactofilin family protein has protein sequence MAESYQTVSLEVSTVGLEEEGYQMYLGQKCRLSGVLKVQGMARIDGFVEGEIYGSDLIQVGKDGKLEATVKAKDIVAQGPLRGDFVALQKIQLLAPATLEGKIDAPVFLLEEGVFVNGLVKMGMVRPAVS, from the coding sequence ATGGCCGAATCCTATCAGACAGTCTCATTGGAGGTTTCAACGGTTGGACTTGAAGAGGAAGGTTATCAAATGTATTTAGGCCAAAAGTGCCGATTGAGCGGTGTGTTGAAAGTCCAGGGGATGGCGCGAATCGATGGATTTGTTGAGGGGGAGATTTATGGGAGTGATCTGATTCAGGTGGGAAAAGATGGAAAGCTTGAAGCCACAGTTAAGGCTAAAGACATTGTCGCACAGGGTCCTCTTCGTGGGGACTTCGTCGCTCTGCAGAAGATACAGTTGCTGGCCCCAGCGACATTGGAAGGGAAAATCGATGCCCCGGTTTTTCTGCTAGAAGAAGGCGTCTTTGTCAATGGACTGGTGAAAATGGGAATGGTGCGCCCTGCGGTCTCATAA
- the sixA gene encoding phosphohistidine phosphatase SixA, whose amino-acid sequence MNCLLLRHGIAVNPNEWDHSERERPLTKEGIAKTEQVAAGLKRIGVKPTHLLCSPLIRTQQTAEITKEALQIKSTIQLCPELVYDQSPTLVFAILQRLPGDAFIMCVGHEPHLGQTAALMIFGKNSPGLSVKKAGGCLISFDGNVEVGRGNLEWWMAPAQLRALR is encoded by the coding sequence ATGAATTGTCTTTTATTGCGCCATGGCATTGCTGTTAATCCAAATGAATGGGACCACTCTGAACGGGAACGCCCTCTGACCAAAGAAGGTATAGCCAAAACTGAACAGGTCGCTGCAGGGCTCAAACGGATTGGAGTGAAGCCCACACACCTCTTGTGCAGTCCATTAATCCGTACGCAACAAACCGCTGAGATTACCAAGGAGGCTCTACAGATCAAGTCAACCATTCAGCTATGCCCTGAGCTGGTCTATGATCAATCCCCTACGCTGGTTTTCGCTATTTTACAAAGATTGCCAGGGGATGCCTTCATCATGTGCGTCGGACATGAACCTCATCTTGGCCAAACAGCCGCATTGATGATTTTTGGAAAGAACAGCCCAGGCCTTTCGGTTAAAAAGGCCGGAGGTTGTCTTATTTCTTTTGATGGAAACGTCGAAGTAGGGCGAGGAAATTTAGAATGGTGGATGGCCCCTGCGCAGCTCAGAGCGCTACGCTAA
- a CDS encoding PadR family transcriptional regulator: MPTTSYEPTRRMVRQFFLGFVKIHILHHAAEEPVCGVDLAQELASHGYQLSPGTLYPTLHGLEAAGYLRCQLELQSGRRRRTYTITRSGRQALAQARQQIRELTEEVMNRETI, translated from the coding sequence ATGCCAACCACTAGTTACGAGCCTACCCGGCGCATGGTGCGACAATTTTTCCTGGGTTTCGTTAAAATCCATATTTTGCATCATGCCGCTGAGGAGCCCGTCTGTGGGGTTGATTTGGCTCAGGAATTGGCTAGCCACGGTTACCAGCTGAGTCCGGGCACCCTTTATCCAACATTGCACGGACTGGAAGCGGCAGGATATCTCCGATGCCAACTGGAGCTTCAATCGGGACGCCGCCGAAGAACCTATACCATTACCAGATCCGGCCGACAGGCCTTAGCTCAAGCCCGACAGCAAATACGAGAACTAACAGAAGAGGTCATGAATCGAGAAACGATTTGA
- a CDS encoding TolC family protein, with the protein MNLWPTFLAIIFCFHVAIEACHAQQPEQLSTQLTLLQAIEYALNHYPAVRESLAKQKEAQSGIDLAETNYLPRMEIGVQGTRSTFNNVSGMFFPNSFFQPISGPDLGRSAYSSGWGSAAGILLAWEPFDFGLRSAQVSTAQTMERHSKAFITLTQLEVALAVGDAYIDVIMAQEARQALQANLERRVVFAKTVEVLVRNQLRAGVDGSRAQAETAVARTHLLEAEQVERSRMATLAQALGIAGGQISIGDPVLKAFPQGSVSEKKDPSQHPLALVQKAAADIPKKREEALAQAWVPKFNVQSSFFGRGSGWDNQGNRGGGGDGLLPDVPNWAVGLTATFSLLDFSNIRAQKQQAHYRNLAEMARYDRVIQELTAQQVKARSLVESTKLIAENTPIQFQAARLTEAQAAAQFKVGLATVVEVSEAQRLVVQAAVDDARARLGVWKALLALSGVQGELSEILRLARPSPSSPGH; encoded by the coding sequence ATGAATTTGTGGCCAACCTTCCTGGCAATCATTTTTTGTTTTCATGTGGCCATAGAGGCTTGTCATGCTCAGCAGCCTGAACAGTTGTCCACTCAACTGACCCTGCTGCAAGCCATTGAATATGCCTTGAATCATTATCCTGCGGTACGGGAATCCTTAGCTAAGCAAAAGGAAGCTCAATCCGGCATCGACTTGGCAGAGACAAACTATCTCCCACGGATGGAAATCGGCGTTCAAGGGACTCGATCGACCTTTAATAATGTTTCCGGGATGTTTTTCCCGAATTCCTTTTTTCAACCGATTTCCGGTCCTGATTTAGGACGAAGTGCCTATAGTAGTGGCTGGGGCAGTGCCGCCGGTATTCTGCTGGCATGGGAACCCTTTGACTTTGGTTTGCGGTCGGCCCAGGTGAGTACCGCCCAGACCATGGAGCGTCATTCGAAAGCCTTTATCACCCTTACCCAGCTTGAAGTGGCTTTGGCTGTCGGAGACGCCTATATCGATGTCATCATGGCCCAGGAGGCTCGCCAGGCCCTTCAAGCCAATTTGGAACGTCGGGTTGTCTTTGCTAAGACCGTCGAGGTTCTCGTCCGCAATCAATTGCGGGCGGGAGTTGATGGATCGCGTGCTCAAGCCGAGACGGCAGTTGCACGCACTCACCTATTGGAAGCAGAGCAGGTTGAACGATCACGAATGGCCACTTTGGCTCAGGCGCTCGGGATAGCTGGTGGTCAAATTTCGATCGGCGATCCGGTGCTGAAAGCCTTCCCTCAAGGATCTGTCTCGGAAAAAAAAGATCCCTCACAGCATCCCTTGGCACTAGTCCAAAAAGCCGCAGCCGATATTCCCAAAAAACGGGAAGAAGCCTTGGCGCAGGCATGGGTGCCGAAATTCAATGTGCAGAGCAGCTTTTTTGGCCGTGGGAGCGGATGGGATAATCAAGGGAATCGAGGTGGCGGAGGGGACGGGTTATTACCGGATGTGCCGAATTGGGCGGTTGGTCTGACGGCGACCTTTTCCCTGTTGGATTTTTCAAACATCCGGGCGCAAAAGCAACAGGCGCATTATCGCAATCTGGCGGAAATGGCTCGCTACGATCGCGTGATTCAAGAGCTGACGGCGCAGCAGGTGAAGGCTCGATCGCTTGTTGAGAGTACCAAGCTCATTGCCGAAAACACACCCATCCAATTTCAAGCCGCTCGCTTGACGGAAGCCCAAGCCGCTGCGCAATTTAAAGTCGGGCTAGCTACAGTCGTGGAGGTTTCTGAGGCGCAACGGCTGGTTGTTCAGGCCGCCGTGGATGATGCGCGCGCGCGCCTTGGCGTGTGGAAAGCCCTGTTGGCCTTATCCGGGGTTCAGGGCGAGCTGTCAGAAATTTTACGGCTTGCGCGCCCCTCCCCTTCTTCACCCGGCCATTAA
- a CDS encoding efflux RND transporter permease subunit, whose protein sequence is MKLLLFALRRPLTIMVLVASMALFSYLVVKRMAIDIFPNLGLPAIYVAQPYGGMDPAQMEAYLVSFYEYHFLYITGIEHVESKSIQGAALMKLFFHPDTDMDQALAQTVAYVNRSRAFMPPGTVPPFISRFDAGSVPVGYLVFTSQSRSLKEIQDLALFRVRPMFSAVPGVSAPPPFGGTARTIVIKVNPERLRAFGMSPEEVVQAVRTGNMLMPAGNVRIGDLAYLTPVNSVVENITELEHLPIRLGSGPTVFLKDVGTVEDGEDIVTSYAMVNGRRTVYIPVTKRADASTLAVVDRIKASLPTFRDSVPDDIQISFEFDQSTYVTNAVKAVVVESVLGAVLTGLVVWLFLRSWRSSVIVVMTIPFALLSAVVALWATGQTINIMTLGGLALAVGILVDESTVTIENVHAHLSRGKSLGRAVKDSRGEVVMPLLLSMLSILAVFLPSFFMSGVAKALFVPLALALGFAMAASYILSTTLVPVLAVWLLGGHPKAEGRGCPTMPAWYINALNWTLSHKGLILIGYMLLSMATVGVLGAKLGSDIFPRVDTGQFQLRILAPDGTRVERTEMLTKEILETIKQEIGPEQINISLGFVGVHPSSYPVNTLYMWSSGPHEAVLLVALKRGSDVSLEQVKERLRELLPKRFPGTRYTFESGDIVTQVMNMGSPTPIEIAMSGPNMEANRAYAERVREELSHLSAIRDLRFGQPLDYPTLAVRVDRVRAGQLGVTAGEVARAVVSATSSTRFVEPMYWRDPQSGRAYQVQVEIPQSEFQSVQDMLNLPVKLEGGRGPLLRDVAEVVPGTSIGEYARYNMQRMVTIVANVTGEDLGRAADHIEVALNRVGPPPKGVRVDVRGQIAPMREMFVNLQLGLVLALLTIFLLLAANFQSWRSALVVLLTTPAVLMGVVLALTLFGTTLNIQSFLGEIMATGVAVANAILLVSFAEHHRRQGLSSLEAAREGACSRARPILMTGLAMMVGMLPMAMGIMEGGEQVAPLGQAVIGGLLFATVSSLLILPAVYAILEKRGGIQSPSLDPDDPTSIHYEPSHVTVPS, encoded by the coding sequence ATGAAGCTGCTTCTCTTTGCCCTTCGGCGACCTCTGACCATTATGGTGCTGGTCGCGTCCATGGCCTTATTTTCATATCTGGTGGTCAAACGGATGGCCATCGACATCTTCCCGAATCTGGGACTTCCTGCCATTTATGTCGCCCAACCCTATGGTGGCATGGATCCGGCCCAAATGGAGGCCTATTTGGTCTCGTTCTATGAATATCATTTCCTTTATATCACCGGGATTGAGCATGTCGAATCCAAGTCCATCCAGGGTGCCGCATTGATGAAGTTGTTTTTCCATCCGGATACGGATATGGACCAGGCTTTGGCGCAGACGGTCGCCTATGTGAATCGATCCCGCGCGTTTATGCCTCCCGGCACCGTGCCGCCTTTTATTTCGAGATTTGATGCCGGAAGCGTGCCGGTGGGCTATTTGGTTTTTACGAGTCAGTCTCGGAGCCTGAAAGAAATTCAAGATCTCGCCTTGTTCAGAGTGCGACCGATGTTTTCCGCGGTCCCTGGAGTGTCTGCCCCTCCGCCATTTGGAGGGACAGCTCGAACCATTGTGATTAAGGTGAATCCGGAACGGTTGCGTGCATTCGGCATGTCTCCGGAGGAAGTGGTTCAAGCCGTACGAACCGGTAATATGCTCATGCCGGCGGGAAATGTTCGCATAGGAGATTTGGCCTATTTGACCCCTGTGAATTCTGTTGTCGAAAACATTACAGAATTGGAACATCTGCCTATTCGATTGGGGTCAGGGCCCACGGTCTTTTTGAAAGACGTGGGAACCGTGGAAGATGGAGAGGACATTGTCACCAGTTATGCCATGGTGAACGGGCGACGCACGGTCTATATCCCGGTCACCAAACGGGCCGATGCCTCCACCTTGGCTGTAGTGGATCGTATTAAAGCCTCGCTCCCGACCTTTCGGGACTCCGTGCCTGACGATATTCAGATTAGTTTTGAATTCGATCAATCAACCTATGTTACCAATGCGGTCAAGGCTGTTGTCGTAGAAAGTGTGCTGGGAGCGGTTTTAACGGGATTAGTGGTGTGGCTTTTCCTCCGGAGTTGGCGGAGTTCGGTGATAGTCGTCATGACGATTCCATTTGCTCTCTTATCCGCCGTGGTGGCTTTGTGGGCAACAGGACAGACCATCAATATTATGACGTTAGGGGGCTTGGCCCTGGCAGTGGGTATTTTGGTGGATGAATCCACGGTCACGATTGAAAATGTGCACGCCCATTTGTCTCGTGGAAAGAGTCTGGGGAGGGCCGTCAAGGATTCACGTGGTGAAGTGGTGATGCCTCTTCTCCTGTCTATGCTGAGTATTTTAGCCGTGTTTCTTCCGTCCTTTTTCATGAGTGGCGTGGCCAAAGCCTTGTTTGTGCCGTTGGCATTGGCCTTGGGCTTTGCCATGGCAGCCTCTTATATTCTTTCCACGACTTTAGTGCCCGTCCTGGCTGTATGGCTATTGGGCGGCCATCCCAAGGCCGAGGGAAGAGGATGTCCGACCATGCCGGCCTGGTACATCAATGCACTGAACTGGACATTGAGCCATAAAGGGCTGATCCTCATCGGCTATATGCTGCTCAGTATGGCGACCGTGGGAGTTTTAGGTGCCAAGTTGGGATCGGATATCTTTCCGCGGGTCGATACCGGACAATTTCAATTACGAATTCTGGCTCCGGATGGAACGCGTGTCGAACGAACGGAGATGTTGACGAAGGAAATTCTAGAAACGATTAAACAGGAAATCGGCCCTGAGCAGATAAATATTAGTTTGGGGTTTGTGGGCGTTCATCCATCGAGTTATCCGGTGAATACCCTGTATATGTGGAGCAGCGGACCTCATGAAGCAGTCTTGTTGGTGGCGCTGAAACGGGGTTCCGATGTTTCCCTGGAGCAGGTGAAAGAACGATTGAGGGAACTTTTACCCAAGCGTTTTCCCGGAACGCGTTATACCTTTGAGAGCGGCGATATCGTCACGCAGGTCATGAACATGGGATCTCCAACCCCAATTGAAATCGCGATGAGCGGACCGAATATGGAGGCTAACCGGGCGTATGCGGAACGAGTGCGAGAGGAACTTTCGCATCTTTCTGCCATCCGTGATCTGCGCTTTGGACAACCCCTGGATTATCCCACCCTGGCCGTGCGCGTGGATCGGGTGCGGGCAGGCCAGCTTGGGGTGACGGCCGGTGAGGTGGCCAGGGCGGTGGTCTCGGCGACTTCCTCAACTCGTTTTGTGGAACCGATGTATTGGCGTGATCCCCAATCTGGAAGAGCCTATCAGGTGCAGGTGGAAATTCCCCAATCGGAATTTCAGTCCGTACAGGATATGCTCAATCTTCCGGTGAAGTTGGAAGGGGGGCGTGGACCCTTGCTTCGTGACGTGGCGGAGGTCGTTCCCGGAACCTCTATTGGAGAGTATGCACGGTATAACATGCAACGAATGGTCACGATTGTGGCTAATGTGACGGGAGAAGATTTAGGACGGGCAGCGGACCATATTGAGGTCGCGTTAAATCGGGTCGGCCCACCTCCGAAAGGGGTTCGGGTGGACGTTCGAGGGCAAATCGCCCCAATGAGGGAGATGTTCGTTAACCTTCAACTGGGATTAGTTCTGGCATTGCTGACGATTTTCCTGCTCTTAGCCGCAAATTTTCAATCCTGGCGAAGCGCCTTGGTAGTTTTGCTGACGACGCCTGCCGTATTGATGGGAGTCGTGCTTGCCCTGACACTTTTCGGGACCACACTGAATATTCAGTCGTTTTTGGGGGAAATTATGGCCACGGGGGTGGCTGTGGCGAATGCGATTCTTTTGGTGTCGTTTGCCGAACATCATCGGAGACAAGGACTCTCCTCGCTCGAAGCTGCTCGGGAAGGAGCATGTAGCCGGGCTCGCCCGATCCTCATGACCGGGTTGGCTATGATGGTTGGCATGTTGCCGATGGCAATGGGCATCATGGAAGGAGGGGAGCAGGTGGCCCCTCTCGGACAGGCAGTGATTGGTGGGTTGTTGTTCGCCACCGTCTCCAGTTTGCTGATCTTGCCAGCCGTGTATGCGATTTTGGAAAAGCGGGGAGGCATCCAGTCTCCTTCATTAGATCCAGATGATCCAACCAGTATCCACTATGAACCTTCGCACGTTACGGTTCCCAGTTAA